The following proteins are co-located in the Oceanimonas sp. GK1 genome:
- the mreD gene encoding rod shape-determining protein MreD, with the protein MSAFPLRSRLGIMFSLALVLMLSILPLPELIAPFRPDWLLITLIYWAIALPHRANVGTAFVAGLLLDLLLGSVLGVRALALVIPVYLAASQFQRMRNYSVWQQAFVVGGLVMLNKLLIFWTAYLHRDIQVDYHYFWSIVSSMVFWPWIFLLLRKCRRQFALT; encoded by the coding sequence ATGAGCGCCTTTCCCTTGCGCAGCCGGCTGGGCATCATGTTCAGCCTGGCGCTGGTGCTGATGCTGTCGATTTTGCCGCTGCCGGAGTTGATCGCGCCGTTTCGGCCCGACTGGCTGCTGATCACCCTGATCTACTGGGCCATTGCCCTGCCGCACCGGGCCAACGTGGGCACCGCCTTTGTGGCTGGGCTGCTGCTGGACCTGCTGCTGGGCTCGGTGCTCGGCGTGCGCGCCCTGGCGCTGGTCATTCCGGTGTACCTGGCGGCGTCCCAGTTTCAGCGCATGCGCAATTACTCGGTGTGGCAGCAGGCCTTTGTGGTGGGTGGCCTGGTGATGCTCAACAAACTGTTGATCTTCTGGACCGCCTACCTGCACCGGGATATTCAGGTGGATTACCACTACTTCTGGTCCATCGTCAGCAGCATGGTGTTCTGGCCCTGGATCTTCCTGTTGCTGCGCAAGTGCCGGCGCCAGTTTGCCCTGACCTGA
- a CDS encoding nucleoside triphosphate pyrophosphatase has product MTLALYLASASPRRRELLAQLGVCFALVRPEVEERQQPGEAAFDYVQRLARSKALAGAALAPQPLPVLGGDTIVVVDGEVLEKPHSEAHGKAMLRRLSGRTHEVMTAMALAGGAGCEVVLVTTAVTFRELSDADIDRYWRTGEPVDKAGGYGIQGLGGRFVSRINGSYSAVVGLPLVETEALLHRGGVVTG; this is encoded by the coding sequence ATGACCCTTGCCCTGTACCTGGCCTCCGCCTCGCCCCGCCGCCGTGAACTGCTGGCCCAGCTGGGGGTGTGCTTTGCACTGGTGCGCCCGGAAGTGGAGGAGCGCCAGCAGCCGGGTGAGGCGGCCTTCGACTATGTGCAGCGACTGGCCCGAAGCAAGGCCCTGGCCGGGGCGGCACTGGCACCGCAGCCGCTGCCGGTGCTGGGGGGCGATACCATAGTGGTGGTGGACGGCGAGGTGCTGGAAAAGCCCCACAGCGAGGCTCACGGCAAGGCCATGCTGCGCCGGCTGTCGGGGCGCACCCACGAGGTGATGACCGCCATGGCCCTCGCCGGCGGCGCCGGCTGCGAGGTGGTGCTGGTGACCACGGCCGTGACCTTTCGTGAGTTGAGCGATGCCGACATCGACCGTTACTGGCGTACCGGCGAGCCGGTTGACAAGGCCGGGGGCTATGGCATACAGGGCCTGGGTGGTCGTTTTGTGTCGCGCATCAACGGCAGTTACAGCGCCGTGGTGGGCCTGCCGTTGGTGGAAACCGAAGCTTTGCTGCACCGCGGGGGCGTGGTGACCGGCTGA
- the rng gene encoding ribonuclease G, translating into MSAELIINMTPAETRVALVENGILQEVHIERQTRRGIVGNIYKGKVSRVLPGMQAAFVDIGGERAAFLHASDIVPHTECVDTREQAHFQAGNIAELVRQGQDIMVQVVKDPLGTKGARLTTDITLPSRYLVFMPGSAYVGVSQRIDSEQERERLKALAAEHVDEQGGFIIRTAAEGIGEQELAQDAAFLKRLWRKIQERRGKYPSCSMLYEDLRLAFRIVRDFVGAELDRIRVDSRETCDALRTFVDEFVPELSGRIEYYQGNAPIFDLYDVENEIQRALDRKVELKSGGYLIIDQTEAMTTIDINTGAFVGHRNLEETIFNTNIEATQAIARQLRLRNLGGIIIIDFIDMYDEDHKRRVLHSLELALSKDRAKTNVNGFSQLGLVEMTRKRTRESLEHVLCDACPECNGRARVKTVETVSYEILREILRVNKAYDADKFVVYASTAVADALQEDESHMLAELEVFIGKQVRVNSEPLYNQEQFDVVMM; encoded by the coding sequence ATGTCTGCAGAACTGATTATCAATATGACGCCGGCGGAGACCCGGGTCGCCCTGGTGGAAAACGGTATCCTGCAGGAAGTGCATATCGAGCGCCAGACCCGGCGCGGCATTGTCGGCAATATCTACAAGGGCAAAGTCAGCCGGGTGCTGCCCGGCATGCAGGCGGCCTTTGTGGACATCGGCGGCGAGCGCGCCGCCTTTCTGCACGCCTCCGACATCGTGCCCCACACCGAGTGCGTGGATACCCGCGAGCAGGCCCATTTTCAGGCGGGCAACATTGCCGAGCTGGTGCGCCAGGGCCAGGACATCATGGTGCAGGTGGTGAAAGACCCGCTCGGCACCAAGGGCGCCCGCCTGACCACCGACATTACCCTGCCGTCCCGTTACCTGGTATTCATGCCCGGCAGTGCCTATGTGGGCGTGTCGCAACGCATTGATTCGGAGCAGGAGCGGGAGCGGCTCAAGGCCCTGGCCGCCGAGCATGTGGACGAGCAGGGCGGCTTTATCATTCGCACCGCCGCCGAGGGCATCGGCGAGCAGGAGCTGGCCCAGGACGCCGCCTTTCTCAAGCGGCTGTGGCGCAAGATCCAGGAGCGCCGGGGCAAGTACCCGTCCTGCTCCATGCTCTACGAGGATCTGCGGCTGGCGTTTCGCATTGTGCGCGACTTTGTCGGCGCCGAGCTGGATCGCATTCGGGTCGACTCCCGGGAAACCTGCGATGCCCTGCGTACCTTCGTGGATGAGTTCGTGCCTGAACTGTCCGGGCGTATCGAGTACTACCAGGGCAATGCGCCCATCTTTGATCTGTATGACGTGGAAAACGAAATCCAGCGGGCGCTGGATCGCAAGGTGGAGCTCAAGTCGGGGGGCTATCTGATCATTGATCAGACCGAGGCCATGACCACCATCGACATCAACACCGGCGCCTTTGTTGGCCACCGCAACCTCGAAGAGACCATCTTCAACACCAACATCGAGGCCACCCAGGCCATTGCCCGCCAGCTGCGGCTGCGCAACCTGGGGGGCATCATCATCATCGACTTCATCGACATGTACGATGAGGATCACAAGCGCCGGGTGTTGCACAGCCTGGAGCTGGCACTAAGTAAGGACAGGGCCAAGACCAACGTCAACGGCTTTTCCCAGCTGGGGCTGGTGGAGATGACCCGCAAGCGTACCCGGGAGAGCCTGGAGCACGTGCTGTGCGATGCCTGCCCCGAGTGCAACGGCCGGGCCCGGGTGAAAACCGTGGAAACCGTGAGCTACGAGATTTTGCGGGAGATACTGCGGGTCAACAAGGCCTACGATGCCGACAAGTTCGTGGTCTATGCCTCCACCGCCGTGGCCGACGCCCTGCAGGAGGACGAATCCCACATGCTGGCCGAGCTGGAAGTCTTTATTGGCAAGCAGGTCAGGGTCAACAGTGAGCCCCTGTACAATCAGGAGCAGTTCGACGTGGTAATGATGTAG
- a CDS encoding rod shape-determining protein yields MFKKLRGMFSNDLSIDLGTANTLIYVKDQGIVLNEPSVVAIRQERAGSAQSVAAVGHAAKQMLGRTPGNIAAIRPMKDGVIADFYVTEKMLQHFIKQVHDNNFFRPSPRVLVCVPCGSTQVERRAIKESALGAGAREVYLIDEPMAAAIGAGLPVSEATGSMVVDIGGGTTEVAIISLNGVVYSQSVRVGGDRFDEAIINYVRRNYGSLIGEATAERIKHEVGSAYPGDEVLEIEVRGRNLAEGVPRSFTLNSNEILEALQEPLSGIVSAVMVALEQSPPELASDISERGMVLTGGGALLRDLDRLLMEETGIPVVVADDPMTCVARGGGKALEMIDMHGGDLFHYD; encoded by the coding sequence ATGTTCAAGAAACTCAGAGGCATGTTTTCCAACGATCTGTCGATCGATTTGGGGACGGCCAATACCCTTATCTACGTCAAGGATCAGGGCATAGTTCTGAACGAGCCCTCCGTCGTGGCCATTCGCCAGGAAAGAGCCGGCTCGGCCCAGAGCGTTGCCGCCGTCGGCCATGCCGCCAAACAGATGCTGGGGCGTACGCCCGGCAATATCGCCGCCATTCGTCCGATGAAGGACGGCGTGATCGCCGATTTTTACGTTACCGAGAAAATGCTGCAGCATTTCATCAAGCAGGTACACGACAACAACTTTTTCCGCCCCAGCCCCCGTGTGCTGGTGTGCGTGCCCTGCGGCTCCACCCAGGTGGAACGCCGGGCCATCAAGGAGTCCGCCCTGGGGGCCGGCGCCCGTGAGGTATACCTGATCGACGAGCCCATGGCGGCGGCCATCGGCGCCGGCTTGCCGGTATCCGAAGCCACCGGCTCCATGGTGGTGGATATCGGTGGCGGGACCACCGAAGTGGCCATTATCTCGCTCAACGGCGTGGTCTATTCCCAGTCGGTACGGGTGGGGGGCGATCGCTTTGATGAGGCCATTATCAATTACGTGCGCCGCAACTACGGTTCGCTCATCGGGGAAGCCACCGCCGAGCGCATCAAGCACGAGGTGGGCTCCGCCTACCCGGGGGACGAGGTACTGGAAATCGAAGTGCGGGGCCGCAACCTGGCGGAAGGGGTACCGCGCAGCTTTACCCTCAACTCCAACGAGATCCTGGAAGCGCTGCAGGAGCCGCTGTCGGGCATTGTCAGCGCCGTGATGGTGGCGCTGGAGCAGTCCCCGCCGGAGCTGGCTTCCGACATTTCCGAGCGGGGCATGGTACTGACCGGCGGTGGCGCCCTGTTGCGGGATCTGGACCGCCTGCTGATGGAAGAAACCGGCATTCCCGTGGTGGTGGCCGATGATCCCATGACCTGTGTCGCCCGGGGCGGCGGCAAGGCCCTGGAGATGATCGACATGCACGGCGGCGACCTGTTCCACTACGACTGA
- a CDS encoding EAL domain-containing protein, whose protein sequence is MKFTNQFITTITLCVLAAVLMVLVGAGISFYQMGVAYQQRQVDAVVRMVDEAWQSGSAEQPALERWLPALLDINDIIEFTVQDEAAEQYRYRQGQPLSANEVSREYRRVLPGEPGLSVRLVLRPPFYHIDSSLAAVSGLTGAIMLVLAGLLFSLRWFRRQLRGAELLDQRGRLILAGRLSMLQHSPREEWPQAASRALDKLMSDLKEARKERSRFDTFIRANVFVDRKIGIGNRIFFDNRLEAALNDSASHSGALLLVELQDLEHINHKLGHDRGDELLSSASVYLGHLIRRYPGALQARYTGNTFALLFPNLVESEALDAARQVMKLLRRLHWPDTVRDPTLFIGGVCFRFGEQLHQVEEEAELALRSAALQGGDGYFMYYKGLTEESSGKGTVRWRTLLGRVLEQDAVLLDRQGIYRARGREPESLELLARIRDEQGRELAAGHFLPMAEKCGLLQELDRSIMLRCLTLLQESDRRATLAINLSVDSLLNRGFHRWLVFELIQLPKALLNDLVIELSEAGVSRHFQDLVKPLRALKALGCGLAVDHAGQDVVSTQYIKDYELDYLKLHPSLVRDIEKKPNNQMAVRSLLGNCMGNRTEVIAVGVETEAEWQCLQQLGVHAGQGYYFSCPERFALV, encoded by the coding sequence ATGAAATTCACCAATCAGTTTATTACCACCATCACCCTCTGTGTGCTGGCGGCGGTGCTGATGGTTCTGGTTGGCGCCGGCATCAGTTTCTATCAGATGGGCGTGGCCTACCAGCAGCGTCAGGTCGACGCCGTGGTGCGCATGGTCGACGAGGCCTGGCAGAGCGGCAGCGCAGAGCAACCCGCCCTGGAGCGCTGGCTGCCGGCGCTGCTCGATATCAACGACATCATCGAGTTTACGGTGCAGGACGAGGCGGCGGAGCAGTACCGCTACCGCCAGGGCCAGCCGCTGTCTGCCAATGAGGTGTCCCGGGAGTACCGGCGCGTCCTGCCAGGCGAGCCGGGGCTGTCGGTTCGGCTGGTACTGCGTCCGCCCTTTTATCATATCGACAGCTCGCTGGCGGCGGTATCGGGGCTGACCGGTGCCATCATGCTGGTGCTGGCTGGCCTGTTGTTCAGCCTGCGCTGGTTTCGCCGCCAGCTGCGCGGTGCCGAATTGCTCGATCAGCGCGGCCGGCTGATCCTGGCTGGCCGGCTCAGCATGCTGCAGCACAGTCCGCGGGAGGAATGGCCCCAGGCCGCCAGCCGGGCGCTGGACAAGCTGATGAGCGACCTCAAGGAAGCGCGCAAGGAGCGCAGCCGCTTCGATACCTTCATTCGCGCCAATGTGTTTGTCGACCGCAAGATCGGCATCGGCAACCGAATCTTCTTCGACAACCGGCTGGAAGCGGCGCTCAACGACTCCGCCAGCCACTCTGGCGCCCTGCTGCTGGTGGAGCTGCAGGACCTGGAGCACATCAACCACAAGTTGGGCCACGACAGGGGCGATGAGCTGCTGAGCTCGGCCTCGGTGTACCTGGGGCACCTGATCCGGCGTTATCCCGGTGCCCTGCAGGCCCGCTATACCGGCAACACCTTTGCCCTGCTGTTTCCCAACCTGGTGGAAAGCGAGGCGCTGGACGCGGCCCGTCAGGTGATGAAGCTGCTGCGCCGGTTGCACTGGCCCGATACGGTGCGCGACCCTACCCTGTTTATCGGAGGTGTGTGCTTTCGTTTTGGCGAGCAACTGCACCAGGTGGAGGAAGAGGCGGAGCTGGCCCTGCGCAGCGCCGCCCTGCAGGGCGGCGACGGTTATTTCATGTATTACAAGGGCCTGACCGAGGAGAGCAGCGGCAAGGGCACGGTACGCTGGCGCACCCTGCTGGGCCGGGTGCTGGAGCAGGACGCGGTGCTGCTCGACCGCCAGGGCATTTATCGCGCTCGGGGCCGTGAGCCGGAGAGCCTGGAGCTGCTGGCGCGCATTCGCGATGAGCAGGGCCGGGAGCTGGCGGCGGGGCACTTTCTGCCGATGGCGGAAAAATGCGGCCTGCTGCAGGAGCTGGATCGCAGCATCATGCTGCGCTGCCTGACCCTGCTGCAGGAAAGCGACCGCCGGGCCACCCTGGCCATCAACCTGTCGGTGGACAGCCTGCTCAACCGGGGCTTTCATCGCTGGCTGGTGTTTGAGCTTATCCAGCTGCCGAAGGCACTGCTCAACGATCTGGTGATCGAGCTGTCGGAAGCCGGGGTCAGCCGTCATTTCCAGGACCTGGTCAAGCCGCTGCGGGCGCTCAAGGCGCTGGGCTGCGGACTGGCGGTGGATCATGCCGGCCAGGACGTGGTCAGCACCCAATACATCAAGGATTACGAGCTCGATTATCTCAAGCTGCATCCCAGCCTGGTGCGGGACATTGAAAAGAAACCCAATAACCAGATGGCGGTGCGCAGCCTGCTGGGCAACTGCATGGGCAACCGCACCGAGGTGATTGCGGTGGGGGTGGAAACCGAGGCGGAATGGCAATGCCTGCAACAGCTGGGGGTGCACGCCGGCCAGGGCTATTACTTCTCCTGCCCCGAGCGGTTTGCGCTGGTGTAG
- a CDS encoding single-stranded DNA-binding protein produces the protein MANRGINKVILIGHLGQDPEVRYMPNGNAVANITLATSETWRDKQSGEQRERTEWHRVVFFGKLAEIAGEYLRKGSQVYVEGRLQTRKWQDQGGQDRYTTEVVVDQGGTMQMLGGRPQGGGQQQGGWNQGQQGGGQQGNWGQQQGGSQYGQQGGQPQYGNPSQGQPQSQPQPASKPQSQPVYNEPPMDFDDDIPF, from the coding sequence ATGGCCAATAGAGGCATCAACAAAGTCATCCTGATCGGGCATCTGGGTCAGGATCCCGAAGTGCGCTATATGCCTAACGGCAACGCCGTCGCCAACATCACCCTGGCCACCAGCGAAACCTGGCGGGACAAGCAGAGTGGCGAGCAGCGTGAGCGCACCGAATGGCACCGGGTGGTGTTTTTCGGCAAGCTGGCCGAAATTGCCGGCGAATACCTGCGCAAGGGCTCGCAGGTGTATGTGGAAGGCCGGCTGCAAACCCGCAAGTGGCAGGATCAGGGCGGCCAGGATCGCTATACCACCGAGGTGGTAGTGGATCAGGGCGGCACCATGCAGATGCTGGGCGGTCGTCCTCAGGGTGGTGGCCAGCAGCAGGGCGGCTGGAATCAGGGCCAGCAGGGCGGTGGCCAGCAGGGCAACTGGGGTCAGCAGCAGGGCGGCAGCCAGTACGGCCAGCAGGGTGGCCAGCCCCAGTATGGCAACCCGTCTCAGGGGCAGCCTCAGAGCCAGCCGCAGCCGGCGTCCAAACCCCAGAGCCAGCCGGTGTACAACGAGCCGCCGATGGACTTTGATGACGACATTCCGTTCTAA
- the mreC gene encoding rod shape-determining protein MreC, whose product MKPIFGRGPSLPIRLTLAVLASLALMVADSRYQSFTDIKLYLNSLVSPLQYMANSPRVLLDSASTQLMSRRALLNLTERMERELFLLRDDLLRLRHLEQENQRLRELLGSPVQYDTRRMVAEIMAVDTDPFSHQVVIDKGSRQGVFEGQPVLNEQGVVGQVTSVGQTTSRVLLITDISHGIPVRVARNDIRAIASGSGRLDRLVLDNITRNTDIQQGDVLLSSGLAGRFPEGYPVGRVTHVGYEEGQPFADIRITPFAALDRVRYLLLLWPEPRVTEPEAPTSSEDSP is encoded by the coding sequence ATGAAACCCATATTCGGTCGCGGACCATCCCTGCCCATTCGCCTGACCCTGGCGGTGCTGGCCAGCCTTGCCCTGATGGTGGCGGACAGCCGCTACCAGTCCTTTACCGACATCAAGCTTTACCTTAACTCCCTGGTGAGCCCGCTGCAGTACATGGCCAACAGCCCGCGGGTGCTGCTGGACTCCGCCTCGACCCAGCTGATGTCGCGCCGGGCGCTGCTCAACCTGACCGAGCGCATGGAGCGGGAGCTGTTCCTGCTGCGGGACGATCTGCTGCGGCTGCGTCACCTGGAGCAGGAAAACCAGCGCCTGCGCGAGCTGCTGGGCTCGCCGGTGCAGTACGATACCCGGCGCATGGTGGCGGAGATCATGGCGGTGGACACGGATCCGTTTTCCCACCAGGTGGTGATCGACAAGGGCAGCCGGCAGGGGGTGTTTGAAGGCCAGCCGGTGCTCAACGAGCAGGGGGTGGTCGGCCAGGTGACGTCCGTGGGTCAGACCACCAGCCGGGTGCTGCTGATCACCGACATCAGCCATGGCATTCCGGTACGGGTGGCGCGCAACGACATTCGCGCCATCGCCAGCGGCAGCGGCCGGCTGGACCGGCTGGTGCTCGACAACATCACCCGCAATACCGATATTCAGCAAGGCGACGTGCTGCTCAGCTCCGGCCTGGCCGGGCGCTTTCCCGAGGGGTATCCGGTGGGCCGGGTCACCCATGTAGGGTACGAGGAAGGCCAGCCCTTTGCCGATATTCGCATCACCCCCTTCGCCGCCCTCGACCGGGTGCGTTACCTGTTGTTGCTGTGGCCCGAGCCCAGGGTCACCGAGCCCGAGGCCCCCACATCCAGCGAGGACTCGCCATGA
- a CDS encoding pyridoxal-phosphate dependent enzyme, which produces MLSLHRWQHLYGRAGTAVLQPVQHSLLELYGLTLHIKRDDRLHAFISGNKWRKLKYVLRQALSEDAAGLLSFGGAWSNHLHALAAAGHALGLPTAGIVRGEAEYAGNPTLSDARGWGMQLEFVDRQTYRRRHDADFLAGLAARYPGFYLIPEGGSCELALPGVAELWQELPECDELILPVASGGTLAGLLSARPAGTQVTGYAVLKGEGWLADTVHGLYGPAADDNGWQLRLDHHGGGYARCSAEDNVAITALSETLAVPLEPVYSGKAMLGLFRDIEAGHYSHGRRLVFLHTGGLQGARTCL; this is translated from the coding sequence GTGCTTTCACTGCATCGCTGGCAACACTTGTACGGGCGGGCCGGCACCGCCGTTCTGCAACCGGTACAGCATTCACTGCTCGAGCTCTACGGGCTGACCCTGCACATCAAGCGGGACGACCGGCTACATGCTTTTATTTCCGGCAACAAGTGGCGAAAACTTAAATATGTGTTGCGCCAGGCGCTGTCTGAAGACGCTGCCGGCCTGCTCAGCTTTGGCGGTGCCTGGTCAAACCATTTGCACGCCCTGGCTGCCGCCGGCCACGCCCTGGGGCTGCCCACCGCAGGCATAGTGCGGGGCGAAGCCGAGTATGCCGGCAACCCGACCCTGAGTGATGCTCGAGGCTGGGGCATGCAGCTTGAGTTCGTGGACCGACAAACCTATCGGCGCCGCCACGATGCGGACTTTCTGGCCGGCCTGGCCGCCCGTTATCCGGGTTTTTACCTGATCCCCGAAGGCGGCAGCTGCGAGCTGGCCCTGCCCGGGGTGGCCGAGCTGTGGCAAGAGCTGCCCGAGTGCGATGAACTGATCCTGCCGGTCGCCAGCGGCGGTACCCTGGCGGGGCTGCTCTCGGCCCGCCCCGCCGGCACTCAAGTCACCGGCTATGCGGTACTGAAAGGCGAAGGCTGGCTGGCCGATACCGTGCACGGGCTGTATGGACCCGCGGCCGACGATAACGGCTGGCAGCTGCGGCTGGACCATCACGGCGGCGGCTATGCCAGGTGCAGTGCCGAGGACAACGTCGCCATCACCGCCTTGAGCGAGACACTGGCTGTGCCGCTGGAGCCGGTGTACAGCGGCAAGGCAATGCTGGGGCTGTTTCGGGATATCGAGGCCGGCCATTATTCACACGGCCGCCGGCTGGTGTTTCTGCATACCGGCGGTTTACAGGGGGCCAGAACCTGCCTCTAA